CCTCGCGGGTCGATTGGTTTTTAGAAACACCCCTTGAAAGTATTTCGGCCTTTGATAGCTACGCCACGGCTAATAGTTTGATCGCGTTGATCGCCAACGCTTGCCTTCATGAAGGTCTGGCAGAAGGCCGTAAGCGGATCAACGCGATTAGTGAAAGCTACGATGCGCTCGACGAACTCGAGCGCTCCGCTTTCACCTTCGACTAGCCGTATCTTATCCGGTCCATTGCGTTGCCTGGGCGAAGACCAAAAAGCCCAGCGCAATGACGATCCAGACACAGAATAGCGGGAAGAAAAATTTTACCCATTTTTGCCAAGGCACGCCGGCCAGTGCGAGCGTCGCCATGAAATAGCCGGAGGTAGGATAAAGAATATTGCCTATTCCATCACCGAGCTGGTAGGCCAGCACGGCGGTCTGGCGGGTAACGCCGAGAATGTCTGAAAGCGGCGCCATTAGCGGCATGGTAACCAGTGCCTGACCACTGCCAGAAGGTACGATGAAGTTGAACCCGAGCTGTGCGAAAAACATGCCGATGGCTGAAAGCAACGTGGGCAACTCGCCGACCAGGTTACCCAACCCGAACACCAGCGTGTCCATGATCTGACCGTCTTCGAGCATGACCGCGACGCCCCGAGCGACACCGGCAATCATTGCGCCCACCAGAACGTCGCGAAAGCCCTGATTGAAACCAGCGCAGATCTCGTCGGTATCGAGCCCCGCGATCACCCCGACGACAATACCCATGATGATGAATAGCCCTGCCATTTCCATCATGAACCAGCCCTGGCGCAGTACTCCGTAAACGAGCAGCGCGAAGAAGGCAAACGTCGCCGCTGCCGCCAGCTTCTGGCGCAAGTTTGCACGCAGCGCCGGCGTGGTCTCGCCGTGCTGATAGCGTGCGCGTTTTTCGCTTTCCTCTGGATCAGCGGCCATGAGCCCGGATGTCGGGTCGGCATGAACTCGACGGGCATAGCGCATGACGAAAAAAATCGCCGCGGCCAGCATGACAACAAACGCCAAAATACGTAGCCCGTAACCGGAGTAGAGCGGCAGTGCCGAGAGCTGCTGGCCGAGCCCGGTGTTGATCGGATTGAGCACGCCGGTAGTGAATCCCACCGTGGTAGCGCACAGCGCCACAGCGGCGGCGGTCAACGAGTCAAAGCGCAGCGCGATCATCAGCGGCAATATTACAGGTACGTATACGAGCGCCAGTTCCTGGGTACCAATGACCGTGGCGATGGCGGCGAAAACGGTCATGAGCACCGGTATGGTGAGTACGCCACGGCGCGAGAAGCGTCTCGTCAGCTTATCCACCCCGATCTCGATGATGCCCGTGCGGCGAAGGACCATGAACATGCCGCCGATCATGAAGGTAAAGAAGACGACTTCGCCGGCGCTCATCAGCCCGTTAGGAATGGCTAACATGAAGTCGACCCAGCCGACCGGCGTAGAGTCGATCTGCTGATACGAGTTCGGGTCGATCGTGATCCGTCCGGCAGGGCCAGGCACGCGCTCAAACTGCCCAGCAGGTACGAAATGTGTGGCAATGGCCGCCAGCGCGATAAAAACGAAAAGTACGGCATAGATGTCGGGAATGCGGCACCAGCTCTTTTTGGCGGGCGATGGGGGGCGAGATATATCTTGGCGATCCATTGAGTGCCTCGTACCAGTGGGCCGCTATAGCAGCCTCTGTTGTGTTTTAAAAAACGGCAGAGCCATATGTTCCTGTTGACGTTCGAATCAGCCCAAACACGTGGGTTGAAACAAAAGTTGTTATAGAAGTTACTATTGGGAGATATGTTTCACAAGCGTTCAATAATGGCTACGCTTCATTATGTTCGCTAAATCTTGTATACAAGACGGGTCCATTTGTTCCTTACCATCAGAGTCAACAATGTCCAATAACTACTACGCCCCCCAGGGCGGCCATCCGCCGCAGACTCAGCTCACCGCCGACCGGGCGGTGTTCACCGAGGCTTACGCGCTGATTCCGAAAGGGGTGATGCGCGATATCGTGACCAGCAACCTGCCGTTTTGGGAAAGCACCCGGGCCTGGGTGCTGGCGCGGCCACTCTCCGGCTTCGCCGAGACGTTTTCGCAGTACATCATGGAAGTGCAGCCGGACGGCGGCAGCGACAAGCCCGAGCTCGACCCGAAAGCCGAAGGCGTGCTGTTCGTGGTCGAAGGCGAGCTCACGCTGACCCTCGAAGGCGAGCGCCACGTCATGGCGCCCGGCGGCTACGCCTATATCCCGCCGGCCAGTAATTGGCAGGTGCGCAACGACACCCGCGCGCCCGTGCGCTTTCACTGGATTCGCAAGGCGTATGAGTATGTCGAGGGCATCGACGTGCCCAATGCGTTCGTGACCAACGAGCAGGAGATCTTGCCCAACGAGATGCCGGGCACCGACGGGCGCTGGTCGACGACCCGCTTTGTCGACCCGGCAGATGTGCGCCACGACATGCACGTGACCATCGTCAACTTCCAGCCCGGCGGCGTGATTCCCTTCGATGAAACCCACGTCATGGAGCATGGCCTCTACGTGCTGGAAGGCAAGGCGGTGTATCACCTGAACCAGCAGTGGGTCGAGGTGGAAGCCGGCGACTTCATGTGGCTGCGCGCCTTCTGCCCGCAGGCCTGCTACGCCGGCGGCCCGGGCCCGTTTCGTTACCTGCTTTACAAGGATGTGAACCGCCACGCGGCGCTCAAGTTTTAACTCACCCGCCCAGGCCAAAGGAGTTTGATATGCTCGAACTGACCGCCGCGCCGCTGACCGCGGAAACCTTCGCCCCCTTTGGCGAGGTGATCGACGCCCGAACGTCGCCCTCGTTTGCCATCAACGCCGGGCGCACCCAGCGCCACCATGATCTGGCGCGGGTGGAAACATTAGGCGAGAACGCCCACACGCTGATCAACATTTTCGTCAGCCAACCGGTAACGCTCCCGCTTGAGCTCACCTTTCTGGAGCGCCACCCCCAGGGCAGCCAAGCCTTCATGCCGCTGCACGGCGAGCGCTTTATCGTCGTGGTGGCGCCCAAGGGCGATACAATCGACCCACGCGAGGTGCGCGCGTTCGTGACTGATGGCCGCCAGGGCGTGAACTACGCCGCGGGCACCTGGCACGCGATCAACTCGGTGCTCGAGTGCGAGGGCGAGTTTCTGGTGGTCGACCGGGGCGGGGAGGGCGCCAACTGCGACGAATACCCGCTCGAGATCGTGGTGGCTCTCGACGAATAGCGGCGAGGGCGTTTGCCTGTTCGTCACATTAATTTGCTAAGCTGTCAGCCAACTTCACCAACGATCAGGACTTCCATGAGCCAGCGCACCGCACCGCCCATTCGCCGTACCAAGATCGTCGCTACGCTCGGCCCCGCCAGCGACCGCGAAGGCGTTCTCGAAGCCATGTTGAAGGCGGGGGTGGACGTGGTGCGTCTCAACTTCTCCCACGGCACCGCCGATGACCACCGCGAAAGACTCACGCGCGTGCGCGAGATTGCCGCGCGGCTGGGGAGAAGCGTGGCCGCTTTGGGTGATTTGCAGGGCCCGAAGATTCGCATCGCGCGCTTCAAGGCAGGAAAGGTCGTGCTCGGGGAGGGCCAGCCCTTCGTGCTCGATATGACGATGGATAGCGACGCCGGCGATATTCACGGCGTCGGCTGCGACTACAAGACCCTGGCCGAGGACGTGGCCGCCGGCGACCGGCTACTGCTCGACGACGGCCGCGTGGTGCTCGATGTCACCCGTGTCGAGGGCCAGCAGGTGCATACCGAGGTCGTGGTCGGCGGCAAGCTCTCCAACCACAAGGGCATCAACAAGCAGGGCGGCGGGCTCTCCGCGCCGGCGCTGACTGACAAGGACAAGGCGGATCTCAAGACCGCCGTCGAGATCGGCGTCGATTATCTGGCGATCTCCTTTCCGCGCTCGGCCGCGGACATGC
The window above is part of the Halomonas sp. GD1P12 genome. Proteins encoded here:
- a CDS encoding YfcC family protein, with translation MDRQDISRPPSPAKKSWCRIPDIYAVLFVFIALAAIATHFVPAGQFERVPGPAGRITIDPNSYQQIDSTPVGWVDFMLAIPNGLMSAGEVVFFTFMIGGMFMVLRRTGIIEIGVDKLTRRFSRRGVLTIPVLMTVFAAIATVIGTQELALVYVPVILPLMIALRFDSLTAAAVALCATTVGFTTGVLNPINTGLGQQLSALPLYSGYGLRILAFVVMLAAAIFFVMRYARRVHADPTSGLMAADPEESEKRARYQHGETTPALRANLRQKLAAAATFAFFALLVYGVLRQGWFMMEMAGLFIIMGIVVGVIAGLDTDEICAGFNQGFRDVLVGAMIAGVARGVAVMLEDGQIMDTLVFGLGNLVGELPTLLSAIGMFFAQLGFNFIVPSGSGQALVTMPLMAPLSDILGVTRQTAVLAYQLGDGIGNILYPTSGYFMATLALAGVPWQKWVKFFFPLFCVWIVIALGFLVFAQATQWTG
- a CDS encoding bifunctional allantoicase/(S)-ureidoglycine aminohydrolase, with translation MSNNYYAPQGGHPPQTQLTADRAVFTEAYALIPKGVMRDIVTSNLPFWESTRAWVLARPLSGFAETFSQYIMEVQPDGGSDKPELDPKAEGVLFVVEGELTLTLEGERHVMAPGGYAYIPPASNWQVRNDTRAPVRFHWIRKAYEYVEGIDVPNAFVTNEQEILPNEMPGTDGRWSTTRFVDPADVRHDMHVTIVNFQPGGVIPFDETHVMEHGLYVLEGKAVYHLNQQWVEVEAGDFMWLRAFCPQACYAGGPGPFRYLLYKDVNRHAALKF
- a CDS encoding ureidoglycolate lyase; protein product: MLELTAAPLTAETFAPFGEVIDARTSPSFAINAGRTQRHHDLARVETLGENAHTLINIFVSQPVTLPLELTFLERHPQGSQAFMPLHGERFIVVVAPKGDTIDPREVRAFVTDGRQGVNYAAGTWHAINSVLECEGEFLVVDRGGEGANCDEYPLEIVVALDE